A genome region from Macaca nemestrina isolate mMacNem1 chromosome 15, mMacNem.hap1, whole genome shotgun sequence includes the following:
- the LOC105470508 gene encoding class E basic helix-loop-helix protein 23, whose protein sequence is MSIRPPGEPPSPGGAAMAELKSLSGDAYLALSHGYAAAAAGLAYGATRGPEAARGYGAPGPGGDLPAAPAPGAPAPAAESSGEQSGDEDDGFEQRRRRRGPGGAGDGRRRPREQRSLRLSINARERRRMHDLNDALDGLRAVIPYAHSPSVRKLSKIATLLLAKNYILMQAQALDEMRRLVAFLNQGQGLAAPVAAAPLTPFGQATVCPFSAGAALGPCPDKCAAFSGTPSALCKHCHEKP, encoded by the coding sequence ATGAGCATCCGCCCACCCGGCGAGCCTCCGAGCCCAGGCGGCGCGGCCATGGCCGAGCTCAAGTCGCTGTCGGGGGACGCGTACCTGGCACTGAGCCACGGCTACGCGGCGGCAGCTGCGGGTCTCGCCTACGGGGCGACGCGAGGTCCCGAAGCGGCCCGCGGCTACGGCGCTCCGGGCCCGGGCGGCGATCTACCAGCGGCGCCCGCACCTGGCGCCCCAGCTCCGGCGGCGGAGAGCAGCGGCGAACAGAGCGGCGACGAGGACGACGGCTTcgagcagcggcggcggcggcgcgggccGGGGGGCGCTGGGGacgggcggcggcggccgcgAGAGCAGCGGTCCCTGCGGCTCAGCATCAACGCTCGCGAGCGGCGGCGCATGCACGACCTAAACGACGCGCTGGACGGGCTGCGGGCAGTCATCCCCTATGCGCACAGCCCGTCGGTGCGCAAGCTCTCCAAGATCGCCACGCTGCTGCTCGCCAAGAACTACATCCTCATGCAGGCGCAGGCTCTGGACGAGATGCGGCGCCTGGTGGCCTTCCTCAACCAGGGCCAGGGCCTGGCTGCGCCCGTGGCCGCCGCGCCCTTGACGCCCTTCGGCCAGGCCACCGTGTGTCCCTTCTCGGCGGGCGCTGCGCTGGGGCCCTGCCCTGACAAGTGCGCCGCCTTCTCCGGGACGCCCTCCGCCCTTTGCAAACACTGTCACGAGAAGCCGTGA